Proteins from a genomic interval of Xylocopa sonorina isolate GNS202 chromosome 4, iyXylSono1_principal, whole genome shotgun sequence:
- the Gs2 gene encoding glutamine synthetase 2: protein MSRIMLKESPNAALDKTLLNKYFDLPQPENKVQAKYIWIDGTGENLRSKTRTVDFVPKSPQELPVWTYDGSSTYQADGANSEIYLCPVAIYNDPIRRGNNKLVLCDTYYSDMTPTASNKRFKCNEAMEAVKNQDPWFGIEQEYTLLDFDRKPFGWPKNGFPGPQGPYYCGVGADKVFGRDIVEAHYRACLYAGVKIAGTNAEVMPSQWEFQVGPGSGISAADDLWIARFILHRVAEEYGVIVTLDPKPVDGAWNGAGAHTNFSTKAMRAENGIAEIEKAIDKLSKQHLRHIQAYDPRGGKDNERRLTGKCETSSIHDFSAGVANRNVSIRIPRGVAEEKKGYLEDRRPSSNCDPYSVCDALVRTCILNE, encoded by the exons ATGTCGCGCATCATGCTGAAGGAGTCGCCGAACGCAGCCTTAGACAAAACTTTGTTAAACAAATACTTCGACCTACCTCAACCAGAGAATAAAGTTCAAGCGAAATACATCTGGATCGATGGTACCGGGGAAAATCTACGAAGTAAGACCAGGACAGTCGATTTTGTGCCGAAAAGTCCTCAAG AACTGCCAGTGTGGACGTACGACGGAAGCTCAACCTACCAAGCGGATGGCGCAAACAGCGAAATTTACCTTTGCCCGGTGGCGATTTACAACGATCCCATACGTCGCGGGAACAACAAACTGGTTCTCTGCGACACTTATTACAGCGACATGACCCCGACCGCGTCGAACAAGCGGTTTAAATGTAACGAGGCTATGGAAGCAGTTAAAAATCAGGACCCATGGTTTGGGATCGAACAGGAATACACCCTCCTCGATTTTGACAGGAAACCGTTCGGCTGGCCGAAAAACGGTTTCCCTGGTCCTCAAGGGCCATACTATTGCGGCGTGGGTGCCGACAAAGTGTTCGGTCGCGACATCGTTGAGGCGCACTATCGAGCCTGTCTTTACGCCGGTGTGAAAATAGCCGGAACGAATGCGGAGGTGATGCCCTCCCAATGGGAATTCCAAGTCGGTCCAGGTAGCGGAATATCAGCGGCTGATGATTTGTGGATCGCCAGGTTTATTCTTCACCGCGTGGCTGAAGAATATGGCGTGATAGTTACTTTGGACCCGAAACCAGTGGACGGTGCGTGGAACGGAGCTGGTGCGCATACAAACTTCTCGACAAAAGCGATGCGTGCCGAGAATGGTATCGCGGAGATCGAGAAAGCAATCGACAAGCTGAGCAAGCAACACCTGAGGCACATTCAAGCGTACGATCCGCGCGGAGGAAAGGACAACGAGAGACGTCTTACGGGGAAATGTGAAACCAGCAGTATACACGATTTCAGCGCCGGTGTCGCTAATCGTAACGTCAGTATTCGCATCCCTCGTGGAGTCGCAGAGGAGAAGAAGGGGTATCTGGAAGACAGAAGACCAAGCAGTAACTGTGACCCTTACTCAGTGTGCGATGCTCTGGTGCGCACTTGCATCCTGAACgaataa